In a single window of the Maniola jurtina chromosome 4, ilManJurt1.1, whole genome shotgun sequence genome:
- the LOC123881303 gene encoding kynurenine aminotransferase isoform X2, translating to MKVHEWLFSGPFSSVLIINNSSKDMWRRSLIAALKDHSNCAIKQRNTSNKLVQREISISAVMCDKFKLPARYGAGEKSVWVEYIQLAAEYKPAVNLGQGFPDYHAPEHVTKALANVATGENPLLNQYTRGFGHLRLVQNLAKLYSPLVGKELDPINEILVTCGAYEALFSAILGHVEEGDEVIVIEPFFDCYEFMIKTAGGTPKFIALKPKPSKGEMTSADWVLDENELASLFNSRTKMLILNTPHNPVGKVFTAQELDTLAALCRKHNVLCVSDEVYEWMVYKPHKHIRIATLPGMWERTITIGSAGKTFSVTGWKTGWAYGPANLMRNLQVVHQNCVYTCVTPIQEAVARSFEFELARYNSPECYFFSLAEELVSKRDYLVKVLKDNGFSPTIPDGGYFIMADWTKLENKIDLKQEPDKYKDYRFTKKFAKEAGILTIPPTAFYSEGHKDLGENFARFCFIKKDENLQLTAKLLKEWNAKKN from the exons ATGAAAGTGCATGAATGGTTATTTTCCGGCCCGTTCAGCAGtgtattaattataaataattcatCGAAAGATAT GTGGAGAAGGTCTCTTATTGCCGCGTTGAAAGATCACAGTAATTGTGCAATAAAACAACGCAATACAAGTAATAAATTAGTACAAAGGGAAATAAGTATAAGTGCAGTTATGTGTGATAAATTCAAGCTTCCTGCTCGATATGGTGCCGGTGAGAAGAGTGTATG GGTTGAATACATCCAACTGGCAGCTGAGTACAAGCCAGCCGTAAATCTTGGTCAAGGATTTCCTGACTACCATGCACCGGAACATGTCACCAAAGCTCTTGCCAATGTTGCCACGGGTGAAAACCCTTTGCTCAACCAATATACCAGAGGATTT GGTCACCTAAGACTAGTACAAAATCTGGCCAAACTCTACTCACCTTTGGTAGGTAAAGAATTGGATCCAATTAATGAAATCTTAGTAACATGTGGTGCATATGAAGCATTGTTTTCTGCTATCCTTg GTCATGTGGAAGAAGGTGATGAGGTGATAGTAATTGAGCCTTTCTTTGACTGCTACGAGTTTATGATCAAGACTGCGGGAGGCACACCTAAGTTTATTGCTTTGAAACCT AAGCCCAGCAAAGGAGAAATGACGTCAGCCGACTGGGTTCTAGACGAGaatg AACTAGCGTCTCTATTCAACAGTCGAACCAAGATGCTGATACTGAACACGCCGCACAACCCAGTGGGGAAAGTTTTCACTGCACAGGAGCTGGACACTCTAGCGGCTCTGTGCAGAAAACACAATGTGCTGTGCGTGTCTGATGAGGTGTACGAGTGGATGGTGTATAAACCTCATAAACATATTCGGATAG CAACTTTACCCGGTATGTGGGAGAGGACCATCACAATCGGCTCAGCCGGCAAAACATTCTCCGTGACCGGCTGGAAGACGGGCTGGGCTTACGGACCGGCTAACCTTATGAGAAATTTGCAAGTTGTCCACCAGAACTGTGTCTACACTTGTGTCACTCCTATACAA GAAGCAGTAGCGCGTTCGTTCGAGTTTGAACTGGCTCGGTACAACTCCCCGGAGTGCTACTTCTTCTCTTTGGCCGAGGAGCTGGTCTCCAAGAGGGACTATCTTGTCAAAGTGTTGAAGGATAACGGCTTCAGTCCCACTATTCCTGATGGAGGGTACTTTATCATGGCTGACTGGACTAAACTTG AGAATAAAATAGATCTGAAACAGGAGCCAGACAAATACAAAGACTATCGCTTCACTAAGAAATTCGCAAAAGAGGCAGGAATCCTCACTATACCACCGACTGCGTTCTACTCTGAAGGGCATAAGGATTTAGGAGAGAACTTTGCTCGATTCTGTTTTATTAAG AAAGACGAAAACCTTCAGCTGACTGCGAAACTACTAAAGGAGTGGAATGCTAAGAAAAACTAG
- the LOC123881300 gene encoding elongator complex protein 3, with the protein MTKKKPMPNLSKEEKMVIVISEIIQELLIAHRQGKDVNLNKMKTRISSKYGLGTSPRLVDIIAAVPADAKSVLLPKLKAKPIRTASGIAVVAVMCKPHRCPHINFTGNICVYCPGGPDSDFEYSTQSYTGYEPTSMRAIRARYNPYIQTRHRVEQLKQLGHSVDKVEFIVMGGTFMSLPEDYRDYFIRNLHDALSGHTSSCVAEAVKFSERAKTKCIGITIETRPDYCLQRHMSDMLNYGCTRLEIGVQSVYEDIARDTNRGHTVKAVCENFNLAKDAGFKIVVHMMPDLPNVDFERDVEQFIEFFENPAFRADGLKIYPTLVIRGTGLYELWKTGRYRSYPPSTLVDLIAKILALVPPWTRVYRVQRDIPMPLVSSGVEHGNLRELALARMADLGTDCRDVRTREVGIQEIHNKVRPYEVELIRRDYTANGGWETFLSYEDPDQDILVGLLRLRKCAKDTYRPELKPGPGATFTQCSIVRELHVYGSVVPVNARDPTKFQHQGFGMLLMEEAERIAREEHCSDKMAVISGVGTRNYYAKIGYHLEGPYMVKML; encoded by the exons atgacGAAAAAGAAGCCAATGCCGAACCTCTCGAAAGAGGAGAAAATGGTGATAGTGATATCCGAGATAATACAAGAGCTGTTGATCGCGCACCGTCAAGGCAAAGATGTTAACCTCAACAAGATGAAGACGAGAATCTCTTCGAAATACGGACTTGGTACCTCGCCGCGCTTGGTGGATATCATAGCTGCGGTGCCTGCTGATGCTAAAAGTGTCTTACTACCCAAATTAAAGGCTAAACCCATACGCACAGCGTCTGGTATTGCAGTCGTCGCGGTTATGTGTAAACCACATCGTTGCCCGCACATAAACTTTACGGGAAACATCTGTGTATATTGTCCCGGTGGTCCGGATTCGGATTTCGAATATTCCACTCAAAGTTACACAGGTTATGAGCCTACTTCTATGCGGGCTATACGAGCTCGGTACAATCCATATATACAGACTCGTCATAGAGTCGAACAGCTGAAGCAGTTGGGCCATAGTGtggataaagttgagtttattgtgatGGGAGGCACTTTTATGAGTCTACCTGAAGACTACAGAGACTATTTTATAAG AAATCTTCACGATGCACTATCAGGTCACACGTCAAGCTGTGTGGCGGAGGCTGTGAAGTTCTCTGAGAGAGCTAAGACCAAGTGTATTGGCATCACCATAGAGACACGGCCTGACTACTGCTTACAGCGGCATATGAGTGATATGCTCAATTATGGATGCACCAG GCTAGAAATAGGAGTACAGTCTGTTTATGAAGATATAGCAAGAGACACAAATAGGGGGCATACAGTCAAAGCTGTGTGTGAGAACTTCAATCTTGCGAAGGATGCTGGATTTAAG ATTGTAGTCCACATGATGCCAGATCTACCCAATGTAGATTTTGAAAGAGATGTGGAACAGTTTATAGAATTTTTTGAGAATCCAGCATTCAGAGCTGATGGATTAAAAATCTACCCTACATTGGTTATTAGGGGCACAGGCCTGTATGAACTGTGGAAGACTGGAAGGTATAGGAGCTATCCACCATCAACTCTGGTGGATTTGATTGCTAAGATCTTGGCTTTGGTACCTCCATGGACTAGGGTTTACAG AGTCCAGCGAGATATTCCCATGCCCCTAGTGTCATCGGGAGTGGAGCACGGAAACTTGAGGGAGCTGGCGTTGGCACGTATGGCGGATTTGGGCACGGACTGCCGGGATGTGAGGACTAGGGAGGTTGGCATTCAGGAGATACACAACAAAGTTAGGCCTTATGAG GTAGAGTTAATAAGGCGTGATTACACAGCAAACGGTGGCTGGGAGACATTCCTATCATACGAAGACCCTGACCAAGATATCCTAGTAGGATTGCTGCGTCTCAGGAAGTGCGCCAAGGATACATACCGGCCGGAGTTGAAGCCAGGGCCGGGGGCGACCTTCACACAGTGCAGTATTGTGAGAGAGTTGCACGTCTATGGCTCTGTTGTCCCT GTAAACGCTCGAGACCCAACAAAGTTCCAACACCAGGGTTTTGGCATGCTCCTAATGGAGGAAGCGGAGCGGATCGCCCGAGAGGAACACTGCTCTGACAAGATGGCTGTTATATCGGGCGTCGGTACACGGAACTATTACGCCAAGATCGGCTACCATCTCGAGGGCCCGTATATGGTTAAGATGCTTTAA
- the LOC123881303 gene encoding kynurenine aminotransferase isoform X1: MKVHEWLFSGPFSSVLIINNSSKDMWRRSLIAALKDHSNCAIKQRNTSNKLVQREISISAVMCDKFKLPARYGAGEKSVWVEYIQLAAEYKPAVNLGQGFPDYHAPEHVTKALANVATGENPLLNQYTRGFGHLRLVQNLAKLYSPLVGKELDPINEILVTCGAYEALFSAILGHVEEGDEVIVIEPFFDCYEFMIKTAGGTPKFIALKPKPSKGEMTSADWVLDEKELASLFNSRTKMLILNTPHNPVGKVFTAQELDTLAALCRKHNVLCVSDEVYEWMVYKPHKHIRIATLPGMWERTITIGSAGKTFSVTGWKTGWAYGPANLMRNLQVVHQNCVYTCVTPIQEAVARSFEFELARYNSPECYFFSLAEELVSKRDYLVKVLKDNGFSPTIPDGGYFIMADWTKLENKIDLKQEPDKYKDYRFTKKFAKEAGILTIPPTAFYSEGHKDLGENFARFCFIKKDENLQLTAKLLKEWNAKKN; this comes from the exons ATGAAAGTGCATGAATGGTTATTTTCCGGCCCGTTCAGCAGtgtattaattataaataattcatCGAAAGATAT GTGGAGAAGGTCTCTTATTGCCGCGTTGAAAGATCACAGTAATTGTGCAATAAAACAACGCAATACAAGTAATAAATTAGTACAAAGGGAAATAAGTATAAGTGCAGTTATGTGTGATAAATTCAAGCTTCCTGCTCGATATGGTGCCGGTGAGAAGAGTGTATG GGTTGAATACATCCAACTGGCAGCTGAGTACAAGCCAGCCGTAAATCTTGGTCAAGGATTTCCTGACTACCATGCACCGGAACATGTCACCAAAGCTCTTGCCAATGTTGCCACGGGTGAAAACCCTTTGCTCAACCAATATACCAGAGGATTT GGTCACCTAAGACTAGTACAAAATCTGGCCAAACTCTACTCACCTTTGGTAGGTAAAGAATTGGATCCAATTAATGAAATCTTAGTAACATGTGGTGCATATGAAGCATTGTTTTCTGCTATCCTTg GTCATGTGGAAGAAGGTGATGAGGTGATAGTAATTGAGCCTTTCTTTGACTGCTACGAGTTTATGATCAAGACTGCGGGAGGCACACCTAAGTTTATTGCTTTGAAACCT AAGCCCAGCAAAGGAGAAATGACGTCAGCCGACTGGGTACTGGACGAGAAAGAACTAGCGTCTCTATTCAACAGTCGAACCAAGATGCTGATACTGAACACGCCGCACAACCCAGTGGGGAAAGTTTTCACTGCACAGGAGCTGGACACTCTAGCGGCTCTGTGCAGAAAACACAATGTGCTGTGCGTGTCTGATGAGGTGTACGAGTGGATGGTGTATAAACCTCATAAACATATTCGGATAG CAACTTTACCCGGTATGTGGGAGAGGACCATCACAATCGGCTCAGCCGGCAAAACATTCTCCGTGACCGGCTGGAAGACGGGCTGGGCTTACGGACCGGCTAACCTTATGAGAAATTTGCAAGTTGTCCACCAGAACTGTGTCTACACTTGTGTCACTCCTATACAA GAAGCAGTAGCGCGTTCGTTCGAGTTTGAACTGGCTCGGTACAACTCCCCGGAGTGCTACTTCTTCTCTTTGGCCGAGGAGCTGGTCTCCAAGAGGGACTATCTTGTCAAAGTGTTGAAGGATAACGGCTTCAGTCCCACTATTCCTGATGGAGGGTACTTTATCATGGCTGACTGGACTAAACTTG AGAATAAAATAGATCTGAAACAGGAGCCAGACAAATACAAAGACTATCGCTTCACTAAGAAATTCGCAAAAGAGGCAGGAATCCTCACTATACCACCGACTGCGTTCTACTCTGAAGGGCATAAGGATTTAGGAGAGAACTTTGCTCGATTCTGTTTTATTAAG AAAGACGAAAACCTTCAGCTGACTGCGAAACTACTAAAGGAGTGGAATGCTAAGAAAAACTAG
- the LOC123881303 gene encoding kynurenine aminotransferase isoform X3 has protein sequence MCDKFKLPARYGAGEKSVWVEYIQLAAEYKPAVNLGQGFPDYHAPEHVTKALANVATGENPLLNQYTRGFGHLRLVQNLAKLYSPLVGKELDPINEILVTCGAYEALFSAILGHVEEGDEVIVIEPFFDCYEFMIKTAGGTPKFIALKPKPSKGEMTSADWVLDEKELASLFNSRTKMLILNTPHNPVGKVFTAQELDTLAALCRKHNVLCVSDEVYEWMVYKPHKHIRIATLPGMWERTITIGSAGKTFSVTGWKTGWAYGPANLMRNLQVVHQNCVYTCVTPIQEAVARSFEFELARYNSPECYFFSLAEELVSKRDYLVKVLKDNGFSPTIPDGGYFIMADWTKLENKIDLKQEPDKYKDYRFTKKFAKEAGILTIPPTAFYSEGHKDLGENFARFCFIKKDENLQLTAKLLKEWNAKKN, from the exons ATGTGTGATAAATTCAAGCTTCCTGCTCGATATGGTGCCGGTGAGAAGAGTGTATG GGTTGAATACATCCAACTGGCAGCTGAGTACAAGCCAGCCGTAAATCTTGGTCAAGGATTTCCTGACTACCATGCACCGGAACATGTCACCAAAGCTCTTGCCAATGTTGCCACGGGTGAAAACCCTTTGCTCAACCAATATACCAGAGGATTT GGTCACCTAAGACTAGTACAAAATCTGGCCAAACTCTACTCACCTTTGGTAGGTAAAGAATTGGATCCAATTAATGAAATCTTAGTAACATGTGGTGCATATGAAGCATTGTTTTCTGCTATCCTTg GTCATGTGGAAGAAGGTGATGAGGTGATAGTAATTGAGCCTTTCTTTGACTGCTACGAGTTTATGATCAAGACTGCGGGAGGCACACCTAAGTTTATTGCTTTGAAACCT AAGCCCAGCAAAGGAGAAATGACGTCAGCCGACTGGGTACTGGACGAGAAAGAACTAGCGTCTCTATTCAACAGTCGAACCAAGATGCTGATACTGAACACGCCGCACAACCCAGTGGGGAAAGTTTTCACTGCACAGGAGCTGGACACTCTAGCGGCTCTGTGCAGAAAACACAATGTGCTGTGCGTGTCTGATGAGGTGTACGAGTGGATGGTGTATAAACCTCATAAACATATTCGGATAG CAACTTTACCCGGTATGTGGGAGAGGACCATCACAATCGGCTCAGCCGGCAAAACATTCTCCGTGACCGGCTGGAAGACGGGCTGGGCTTACGGACCGGCTAACCTTATGAGAAATTTGCAAGTTGTCCACCAGAACTGTGTCTACACTTGTGTCACTCCTATACAA GAAGCAGTAGCGCGTTCGTTCGAGTTTGAACTGGCTCGGTACAACTCCCCGGAGTGCTACTTCTTCTCTTTGGCCGAGGAGCTGGTCTCCAAGAGGGACTATCTTGTCAAAGTGTTGAAGGATAACGGCTTCAGTCCCACTATTCCTGATGGAGGGTACTTTATCATGGCTGACTGGACTAAACTTG AGAATAAAATAGATCTGAAACAGGAGCCAGACAAATACAAAGACTATCGCTTCACTAAGAAATTCGCAAAAGAGGCAGGAATCCTCACTATACCACCGACTGCGTTCTACTCTGAAGGGCATAAGGATTTAGGAGAGAACTTTGCTCGATTCTGTTTTATTAAG AAAGACGAAAACCTTCAGCTGACTGCGAAACTACTAAAGGAGTGGAATGCTAAGAAAAACTAG